GAGAGCTCGAGCGCCACCGGAGCCGCATCCGCCCGGACCAGATCATCCGCTTTAAAGAGCTCGCCGGTTGGGGCCGTTTTCCAAACACCCCCGGGGTGCTTCACTCGCGCGGAGCCTTCTCCCAACTTTGCGAAGGTGCCGCCGGGTAACGACTCCGCTGCTGTCGAAGGCGCCAGACCCGCCCACCAGGCGGTTTGCCGGGCGGCATCCGCCGCTCCGGGCCGCGCCGTGAACTCCACATGGCCGTCCACCGCCGTCAACTGGGTCGCTGTCCCGGAACTGGTCTTGAGCGAGAATTCCGTTCCGCGCACCGCGCAGACCGCGGCGGGGGTGCGGACTTCCATTTTCCTCATGTATTGCTGGATCTTATAAAGGATGCTCCCGTAGAGCTGTTCTCCAAAAATGCCGGGATCCGCCGAAAGCGTAAACCCGGCCGAAGGCCCGAGCTCCATCAGGCTCCCATCCGGCAGACGGAGCCGCACGTGACCGTCCTCCCGTGTGCGGATCGAATCTCCCGGGTGCAGAACCACCTCACCCGCTGGAACGTCCCAGCCGCTGCCGCTGCCTTTGCGGCGCCATTCAACGGTTCCCCGCTGTTCCTCGAGGGCGCCCTGGCGCATTTCGTCGCGCTTCGTCGCGATCTCCCGGGCGCAGCGCTGCGCCTTTGTAATCTCGTTGAGGAGGCGATTCTGCGCCGCTTCCTGGGCGCGGTCATACGCCGCGAGTTCTTCCTTTTGTTTCCGAAGCTGAGACTGGATCGCGCGGACCTCCGCCACTTGAGGCGATTTTGGCTGAGACTGCAGGATGGCGCGTTCGGTGTCGGACGCTTCCGCCAGCTGCCGGTCGAGTTCCGCGAGGTGCGCCTGGCGTTTCGTGTGCGCGTCGCTCTCTTCGACAAAGCTTTTCCGGAGTTCCTCGGCCTGGCGGGAGTGGCGCTTGAACGCCGCCATCACGGCCTTGACGTCGCCCGCCTCGGCAGCCGTGAGGCAGGATCCGGCGCCGGCATCAATGACGCCGGTGGTTGATTCGCTGGATTTTTCGTAGGTCGTTCGCGGGCCCATGCCCCGTTTTTCCGCCTGAACACCGGCGGTTGTAAAAATACCCGCCGCCAAAATCATGAGCACCTGCCTCTTTCGCTGAATCATCGGGAATCCTTTCCAGGGGCTTTCATTAATTCGTCGGTCTTCCGGCCGGCCGTGTCAGCGGCGTCGCGCAAGGCTTTGAGCCGCGCGGAGTAATCCACCGTCGGCGTCCGGCAATAATCCGAGACGCTCATCAACGCATCGGCCGCCTGCGACTCGCGCTTGGCTTCTTCTGTAAAACGTTTTGCCTCCGCCAATGCCGCCGCGCTCTGGCTCCGGGCCTGCCGGAGCTTCAGGTCTGTTTGCTGTTTCCGTTGTTCCTCCTGAGTGAGGCGACGGCGAACGGATTCAAGATCGGACTGCGCCGCGCGCACCTCCTGCACCGTTTGCACGGCCGCGCGGCCCGCCTGCGCGCAGGACTGATAATACTCATTCACGAACTGCCTGTTGCTGGTGTTCACGTCCCGTATGAATTGACTCGAGGGGCCGCTGCCCGGAGAGACCGACACATCGGGCGGGGCTGGGCAGTTCAAAACCGGCACGCTGCAGCTTTGGGGAGTATCCGCGCAGCGCGCCAGACTTCCGGAAAACTGGCTGAGGCTCGACAGCACACGCTCCACGTAATTCAGCGCGCGGCTGGAACCGGTGTCCATGGCCTGCGAGCGCGAAGCGGCAAAGCGGGACCGGGCGGTCTGGACAGCGCTTTCGGTCTGCCGCGCCGACTCCCGCAGCTGCTTCTGAAGGCTCGTCAGCCGTGTTTCTTTGAGCTGCTGATCGTTCCGGAGCTGGCGAATCTGCAGTTCCATCCGGGAGGATTCCTGAGCGATGAGCTGCGCCTGCCGGTCGAACTCCCGTGCACGACGATCCTGTTCCGCCGCCTGGGTCGCAGCACGCTTGGCAGCGGCGCAACGGACATCGGCCTGGGCATGCTCGCCTCCCGCGGGTTCCGCTGATACGAGGACCGGCGTCAGAAGCACGAGGCCCGTCAGGCGGGCGGCGGCTCGCTGGAAAGGCGGCATACTACGAGAGGCGCTTCTTCGCGGTAGCGAGATACTCGCGGTCCTGCAGGATGGTCTTACGCAGTTCTTCGGACATCAGAAGCAGTAACCGGGCGTTCGCCAGGCTCTGAAGCTTGTTGTAGGCAGCCGTGAGCCGGTTGCCGTCGTCCTCGTAGGATTGGGCTTTCATTTCAAGCGGGCCGGCGTTTTTTTCCGCCTGCATCTCGCCCTGGCTGGCCGCCATCTGGGATTCGGCGGAACTGCTGGCATCGAGGTTTTGATTGGCCGACATGAGCTTGGACGTCAGGCCCAGCGTCGCGCTCTGGCTGGGCGTCGGCATCGGACTGACCGCCCCCAGCATGCCCATCAGGCCGCCCAACAGCTCGTTGGTCCCCTGTGACGCGGCCGCGCGCGCCTGCACCGCCTGGGTGGTGGCGTTCGCCTGCGCGCGGTAGCCGCCCGCCTGCTGGCGCAAATGATTCGCTTCGGCGTATTTCTTCTGCGCCGCTTCGCGCAGAAGGTTAGCCTTGCGTTGCAGCGTGTCGGCTTCCTTCTTGAGTTCCTGGATATCCAGTACGGGAAGATCGGCCAAAGCATCCCCTCCGGACGGGGCCGTCAAATAAGGAGTCTCCTCAGCCGCCAGAGGGAAAGGCGGGCACACCAGCGAAGCAGCCAGAAGAAGAACAACCCTCGCGATCGGACGTCGAAAAATCATGGTCAGGACCTCCATCAGGATTCAACCTTCAGCAACGACATTAAATAGAAACGGACCGCATCGGCCTGTCCGGCCTGTGTCCGGAGGAGCTTCGCGGAGGTATCCGCGTGGCTGGCCGCCGCAGCGGCCAAAACCTCCAGACGTTCCTTGGCCCGCATGGCGGTGGCCGAACCCTTCTCCGCCAGGCCCAGGTCAACCCCTCCCAGCGCCCCACCCCCGAGCACTCCCTCGGAGAGTTCGTCGGATTCAAGCTGCTGCGCCAGTTGATCGGCGGCTTTGGACGACCGCTTGACGAGATCCGCCCGGTCCTGCATCGTTTTGACGCGGCCGGCGAAGGCCTCGAGATCCTCGCGCCCATGAAGGAGCAGGCGTGCCGCGCGCGCGGCCGCGGCCTTATTCTCGGCGTCCAGTGTTAGCCCGGGAAGCCCCGCACACTCCGGCGGCATGGGGGAATCATTATTTCTCAAACCATTCATATGCTCCCGCCAGGCATCGATCTCAAAATCCGCCCCCCCTTTCCGGATACGGCTGGCCAGGATCACGGAGCATCCCTGCCGTTCCAGCGCGGGATCCTTGGCCGCCGCGTCTTTGAGAGCGGCTTTCGGATCAAACGCCCCCGGGTCTTCGGTACCGGAAGGTTCTTGTGATTTCTCCAGAAGCACGCGAGCCTCATCGGAACGGGATCCCTTTGGATAAAACTGCAGGAAGGCTTGATAAGCCAGGGGATGGCTCATTTTGCTCACAGCCTCGAAACGCTTCTCCATCACCAGAGCCTGAGCGTCTGCCGCGTGAGACGATGCCGGATATTTCCTCAGAAAGAAAACCAGCTGGAGAAGGTCGCCGCTGGAACGCGCGGCGTCCCACTCCAAAGGCTCCAATTTCGCCCGAACCTGCCCGGCGCGTTCGAGCGTTTTCTTCGATGGATTTTTCACCTGCGTGCGGACATAAGCCAGGTAGGCGGTGCTGTCGGAAACGGAAAGGGGCTTTGCGGTCGCCGCGCTGATCCGCT
This DNA window, taken from Elusimicrobiota bacterium, encodes the following:
- a CDS encoding FecR domain-containing protein, producing MIQRKRQVLMILAAGIFTTAGVQAEKRGMGPRTTYEKSSESTTGVIDAGAGSCLTAAEAGDVKAVMAAFKRHSRQAEELRKSFVEESDAHTKRQAHLAELDRQLAEASDTERAILQSQPKSPQVAEVRAIQSQLRKQKEELAAYDRAQEAAQNRLLNEITKAQRCAREIATKRDEMRQGALEEQRGTVEWRRKGSGSGWDVPAGEVVLHPGDSIRTREDGHVRLRLPDGSLMELGPSAGFTLSADPGIFGEQLYGSILYKIQQYMRKMEVRTPAAVCAVRGTEFSLKTSSGTATQLTAVDGHVEFTARPGAADAARQTAWWAGLAPSTAAESLPGGTFAKLGEGSARVKHPGGVWKTAPTGELFKADDLVRADAAPVALELSGGIAALLAPGSVLQLRQDKDGHPLYGLWRGRLYGRRPAGTAGPEPTFTSPTAVCAVRGTEFEYHVPEAEAPEFIIYDGAIDVTADEKRFQNPELFRAWWED